AAACgccaccatctcctcaaacCGATCCTTCGGCCCGTTCAGAATCCCCTTGAGCGTCACATTCCTCCTCAGCGCGAGCACATTCACACCAACCTGTCCGCTGGTgtcctgctcctcctccttgccaGCGAGATACCCCACGCAGTTGATCAGCCCGCCAAAGGCTACAGAGTCGAATGACTTGCGGAGCGTTCGCGCACCGCCCgtctcgaagatgatgtccGCGCCGTGGTTTGCCGTCGCCTTCATCACGGGCTCTTGCCACTCCCAGTGCGTGCGGTAGTTGATCCCCGTGTCGGCGCCGAGATCCTTCTTCGCGCGCTCGAGCTTATCGTCGGATGAGGAAGTGATAATGACGTTTAGGCCGGCTGCTTTGGCGATCTGCAGCCCAGCGATCGCTACACCACCCGTGCCCTGCAGAAGAAcagtctccatcttcttaGCGCCATCAGCAGGTTGGCCGAGCGGTCGCATGCCGTTGATGCACATCCAGGCTGTCACTGCTGCGATGGGGAGACAcgctgcttcttcgtcggAGAGGTACTCAGGCACGGGGACGAGAGCATCGGCCGAGAAGCAGCGATATTCTGTTAGGACGCCCGGAAGAGGGAGACCCAGACCGGAGGCCATGTCTTTCTCGGTGACTTGGCCTGTGAGATGGGTCTGGTTAAAGATGGACATGACGCGAGCGCCCACTTTGAGTTTTGGCGATGAGCTCTGAATGACGGTGCCGCACATATCAGAGCAAGGCACCAGAGCGCCTGTGTCTTGGATGGAGGCATGGTGGTTATAATCGCCGTTGATAACTTGCAACAGTCAGGATCACCCTCTTTTCCCATATCAGAAACAA
This genomic interval from Fusarium verticillioides 7600 chromosome 1, whole genome shotgun sequence contains the following:
- a CDS encoding alcohol dehydrogenase, which translates into the protein MASFISSYLPFGKPKDENMPAPEKNRQWTTGQDGLDKLAFGEGEVPKPKEGEVLVKVLAVGLNYRDTEVINGDYNHHASIQDTGALVPCSDMCGTVIQSSSPKLKVGARVMSIFNQTHLTGQVTEKDMASGLGLPLPGVLTEYRCFSADALVPVPEYLSDEEAACLPIAAVTAWMCINGMRPLGQPADGAKKMETVLLQGTGGVAIAGLQIAKAAGLNVIITSSSDDKLERAKKDLGADTGINYRTHWEWQEPVMKATANHGADIIFETGGARTLRKSFDSVAFGGLINCVGYLAGKEEEQDTSGQVGVNVLALRRNVTLKGILNGPKDRFEEMVAFYERHSIHPVVSRVFGFEEANKALEFLSSGQHFGKVVVRVSKKE